A region of Allocoleopsis franciscana PCC 7113 DNA encodes the following proteins:
- a CDS encoding helix-turn-helix transcriptional regulator, which translates to MPRKKETLTLSVPPGTKEQLEAIARRLNIFWGKSPSPSGLIAAIAQAKLEIGKSFTLAPDQVKALQQATKILYDSGQITEAQTLIGLLLERGNLEVSQRQALLQQASQLAEAWRIIVDQHRSNQQPFLLLYRDAQDQDLEYTVRYAEISFEEKRFYLNIWCEETEDIKDTDFPELIHNRCLRLDRIKAIVPTSGLWREEGLDFLKVYLHFKKGMIKAYELRNTDITSEVVVVGEETVRQVVRRVSNPFWLEREVLRYGGDCVVMSPESVRDRLKQKLLSLCHLYNIDTRS; encoded by the coding sequence ATGCCCAGAAAAAAGGAAACCCTAACACTGTCTGTTCCGCCAGGAACCAAGGAGCAGCTAGAAGCGATCGCACGTCGCCTGAATATCTTTTGGGGAAAAAGCCCTAGCCCATCGGGATTGATAGCTGCGATCGCTCAAGCCAAACTAGAAATCGGAAAGTCCTTCACCTTAGCACCCGATCAAGTGAAAGCCCTCCAACAAGCCACCAAAATCCTCTATGATTCAGGGCAGATTACAGAAGCTCAAACCCTCATAGGTTTGTTGTTAGAGCGAGGAAACCTAGAGGTTAGCCAGCGTCAAGCCCTCTTGCAACAGGCTAGTCAACTTGCCGAAGCATGGCGCATCATCGTCGATCAACACCGCAGTAACCAGCAACCATTTCTCTTGCTATACCGTGACGCTCAAGACCAAGATTTAGAGTACACCGTTCGTTACGCCGAGATTAGCTTTGAAGAAAAGCGCTTTTACCTCAACATCTGGTGCGAAGAAACGGAAGATATCAAAGACACAGACTTTCCCGAACTCATCCACAATCGCTGTCTGCGCTTGGATCGGATTAAAGCGATCGTACCTACTAGCGGACTATGGCGTGAAGAAGGGTTAGACTTCCTAAAAGTGTACTTGCACTTTAAAAAGGGAATGATAAAAGCCTACGAACTGAGAAACACAGACATTACTAGTGAAGTCGTAGTCGTTGGAGAAGAAACAGTACGACAAGTTGTGCGGCGTGTATCTAATCCTTTCTGGCTAGAGCGAGAAGTCTTGCGGTACGGGGGAGATTGCGTGGTGATGTCGCCAGAGAGTGTGCGCGATCGCCTCAAGCAGAAGCTACTCAGCCTCTGCCATTTGTACAACATCGACACTAGGAGTTAA
- a CDS encoding AAA-like domain-containing protein, giving the protein METTLAGHYQIVRHLGGGGFGQTFLAKDSHLPGEPLCVVKQLKPKAADNATLEMAKRLFNREAQTLYRLGDHDQLPRLLAHFEQDDEFYLVQEYIEGQPLDREFAERRPLSEASVIPLLQDILEVLVFVHQQHVIHRDIKPANLIRRSQDGKIVLIDFGAVKEVSAQVRNTPGQTSLTIVIGSPGYMPSEQVAGRPQFSSDIFAVGMVCLQALTGMNPRELPHDSLTGEFSCALFKDRAPVSPGFAAILDKMVRYDYRQRYQSAIEALQALERLLHQQPGQSESTILWQPLGLPTLDEPEGQVGLESAFYVERPPIEADCYEAIIKPGALIRVKAPRQMGKTSLMSRILDRANEQGYHTASLNFQSADAEFLTNLDQFLQWFCASISWELNREDKLEIYWKGILGSKNKCTNYFQRYLLSELTSPMVLGLDEVDQIFQHPDIATDFFGLLRAWHERGKNEAVWQKLRLVIVHSKEVYIPLNINQSPFNVGLPIELPELNHAQVEDLVRRHGLSFSAHQFDRLMAMVGGHPYLVRVALYQIARGRMTLEQLLKVAPTEEGPYYDHLRRHLLNLHENTELVAAVKQVVAAESPIEIRTAEAFKLRSMGLVKFQGNTVRPLCDLYRLYFRDRLASP; this is encoded by the coding sequence ATGGAAACAACACTGGCGGGTCACTATCAAATCGTCCGACATCTAGGCGGCGGTGGATTTGGTCAGACATTTCTGGCTAAAGACAGCCATTTACCCGGCGAACCCCTATGTGTCGTTAAGCAACTCAAGCCCAAAGCAGCGGATAATGCCACCTTAGAAATGGCAAAACGTTTATTTAATCGCGAAGCTCAAACCTTATATCGCTTGGGCGATCATGACCAGCTCCCCCGCCTGTTGGCTCACTTTGAACAAGACGATGAGTTTTATTTGGTTCAAGAATATATCGAAGGTCAGCCTTTAGACCGAGAATTTGCTGAGCGCAGGCCGTTGAGTGAAGCCTCTGTAATACCCCTTTTGCAGGACATCTTAGAGGTGCTGGTGTTTGTCCATCAGCAACATGTGATCCACCGCGATATCAAACCCGCTAACTTAATTAGACGCAGCCAAGATGGCAAGATTGTTCTCATCGACTTTGGAGCCGTTAAAGAAGTTAGTGCCCAAGTCAGGAATACCCCTGGACAAACGAGCTTAACCATTGTCATCGGCTCTCCGGGTTATATGCCTAGCGAACAAGTGGCTGGTAGACCTCAGTTTAGTAGCGATATCTTTGCGGTTGGCATGGTTTGTCTGCAAGCCTTGACGGGGATGAATCCTAGAGAATTACCCCACGATTCATTGACAGGGGAGTTTAGTTGTGCATTATTCAAAGACCGAGCTCCCGTCAGCCCCGGTTTTGCGGCAATTTTAGATAAGATGGTGCGCTATGATTATCGTCAGCGCTACCAAAGTGCCATAGAAGCTTTGCAAGCATTGGAGAGGCTGCTCCACCAACAGCCTGGGCAGTCAGAATCAACAATCCTCTGGCAGCCTCTGGGACTTCCGACATTGGACGAACCGGAGGGTCAAGTGGGTTTAGAGTCAGCTTTTTATGTTGAGCGTCCGCCGATTGAAGCGGACTGCTACGAAGCGATTATCAAGCCAGGGGCACTCATTCGGGTCAAAGCGCCTCGGCAGATGGGTAAAACCTCCCTCATGAGCCGAATTCTCGATCGCGCCAACGAGCAGGGTTATCATACCGCCTCGTTGAACTTTCAGTCAGCCGATGCTGAGTTTCTCACCAATTTAGACCAATTTTTGCAGTGGTTCTGTGCCAGTATTTCTTGGGAATTGAATCGAGAAGATAAGCTGGAGATTTATTGGAAGGGGATTCTTGGCAGTAAGAATAAATGTACCAATTATTTCCAACGCTATTTGTTATCTGAGCTGACCAGTCCCATGGTTTTAGGCTTAGATGAAGTTGATCAAATTTTCCAACATCCTGATATTGCGACAGATTTTTTTGGCCTGCTTAGAGCATGGCATGAGCGGGGGAAGAATGAGGCTGTTTGGCAAAAGCTGAGGTTGGTGATTGTACATTCTAAGGAAGTTTATATTCCCTTAAATATTAATCAATCACCGTTTAATGTGGGATTACCGATTGAGTTGCCGGAGTTGAATCACGCACAAGTAGAAGATTTAGTCAGGCGGCACGGATTGAGTTTTTCAGCCCACCAATTCGATCGCCTGATGGCAATGGTGGGTGGGCATCCTTATCTGGTGCGGGTGGCGCTCTATCAAATTGCACGGGGAAGAATGACGTTAGAACAACTACTGAAAGTGGCTCCTACGGAAGAAGGGCCATATTATGACCATCTTCGCCGCCATTTGTTGAATTTACATGAAAATACGGAGTTGGTGGCTGCTGTTAAACAAGTGGTTGCAGCAGAAAGTCCAATTGAGATTAGGACGGCAGAGGCGTTTAAATTACGCAGCATGGGGTTGGTTAAGTTTCAGGGGAATACGGTGAGACCTTTGTGTGATTTGTATCGGCTCTATTTTCGCGATCGGCTAGCGTCTCCGTAG
- a CDS encoding DUF4388 domain-containing protein gives MSITGALTDFSLPEIFQFVEKGHKTGLLTLRVLPESTTRSSVHYLWMNQGRIVAAANQLNGQGLISLIHQYPWVSQRVVTKLAQFCPANKPLGLYLRSQGALQVEHIEHLFQVQIIQQICAVFQLKDAHFVFDQNVPAPMEEMTGLSVSSAVLVAVLRKLVILKGIFESRKFNLQENQKNRVYPDFCQQLELILNTAFFHSLNISLFDPDNSLNKLYQVLDLSERPYDLPKSIKPQRMCCTSQ, from the coding sequence ATGTCTATTACTGGTGCTTTAACAGATTTTTCTTTACCTGAAATTTTTCAGTTTGTCGAGAAAGGACATAAAACTGGATTGCTGACACTGCGGGTTTTACCAGAATCAACAACACGAAGCTCTGTGCATTATCTCTGGATGAACCAAGGAAGAATTGTGGCAGCCGCTAATCAATTAAATGGGCAAGGTTTAATTTCGCTGATTCATCAATATCCGTGGGTCAGTCAGCGCGTCGTTACCAAGCTAGCTCAGTTTTGTCCTGCGAATAAACCGCTGGGTTTGTACCTAAGGAGCCAAGGAGCTTTACAGGTTGAACACATAGAACATCTATTTCAAGTTCAGATTATTCAGCAGATTTGTGCTGTTTTTCAACTTAAGGATGCTCATTTTGTATTCGACCAGAATGTGCCTGCACCCATGGAAGAAATGACAGGTTTAAGTGTTTCTTCTGCCGTATTAGTAGCCGTATTGAGAAAATTGGTAATTTTGAAAGGAATTTTTGAATCCAGGAAATTCAATCTCCAGGAAAATCAAAAAAACAGGGTTTATCCGGATTTTTGTCAACAACTTGAATTAATTTTGAACACTGCTTTTTTTCATTCTTTAAACATATCTTTATTTGACCCAGATAATAGCCTGAATAAACTCTACCAAGTTCTTGATTTATCTGAGCGTCCCTACGATTTACCAAAATCGATAAAGCCTCAAAGAATGTGTTGTACAAGCCAATAA